From the genome of Spirosomataceae bacterium TFI 002, one region includes:
- a CDS encoding putative ABC transport system permease protein: protein MLRNYFKIAWRNTFKNGVFTALNLFGLSMGIAIFLYLFLYTKQELSFDKHNSNYDRIVRIGQEVSFDGQTEDWACVPNIVGPTMTKELPEIETYARLLHHSFGKTAFVNSKNDKFSEQKLYWTDAGFFDIFDVDLVFGNAKTALDDPNNVLLSESIAHKYFGSNDPTGQTLKIDNEFDVLVSGVYKDFPKTSTIDANILGSFATIQWASKSLHWSNASYETYFLLGQNTSLISLTKNVNSILEKNIPEPERWFTFWVQPLSEVHLYSTNITNASTTRIGDIKQINILIALAIAILIIACINYMNLATAQSQKSKKEVGISKVMGASQGSLIKRFYVQAFIMVSLAMISGLILFMVGLPLFNYVAENSMTFSEALSSEILTAIVGITIVLTILAGSYPALMISSFSPLSLFGRKDKSYAAGEFARKGLVVLQFSASIVLIICTLVFYVQLRFMQEKDLGYNAKQVISISTEGAESKDQIDGLINEIKALSFVKSTARVQALPGGNLSTRTMSKPEDREVYASISTNFSGPEVLETLDIKLLAGNSLPSNKAIEDTMVQVVLNESAIKFYGYTPEEAIGKTAYNLFGWNNATIVGVMRDFHHADFHKPIGAYAFHNNKSEGRPNLLIRCEGGKTADNLQSIEKTFSQQMPNSAFEYMFLNDFTAKLYASETRMSRIILFFSLAAILIASLGLFGLAAYTAEKRTKEIGVRKILGASVTSIFGMLSQNFLTLVLISFAIGAPLAWYYLNSWLDGFAFRVSMPWWAFALAGLVTVLVSLLTVSYQALKAAVLDPVRSLRSE from the coding sequence ATGCTACGAAACTACTTCAAAATCGCCTGGAGAAATACCTTTAAAAATGGGGTGTTTACTGCTCTTAACTTATTTGGCCTGTCCATGGGCATCGCCATATTTTTGTATTTATTCCTATATACAAAGCAAGAGCTTTCGTTTGATAAGCATAATTCCAATTATGACAGAATCGTACGTATTGGCCAAGAAGTAAGCTTTGATGGGCAAACCGAAGACTGGGCTTGTGTACCAAATATTGTTGGGCCTACAATGACGAAGGAGCTTCCGGAAATTGAGACCTATGCTCGCTTATTGCATCACTCATTTGGCAAAACAGCCTTTGTAAACTCTAAAAACGATAAGTTTTCGGAACAAAAACTATATTGGACAGACGCAGGTTTTTTTGACATTTTTGATGTCGACTTGGTTTTTGGTAATGCTAAAACTGCTTTAGACGACCCCAATAATGTACTATTGAGCGAAAGCATAGCTCACAAGTATTTTGGATCAAATGACCCTACTGGTCAAACACTTAAAATAGATAACGAATTTGACGTCTTGGTTTCTGGAGTATACAAGGACTTTCCTAAAACCTCCACAATAGATGCCAATATTTTGGGATCATTTGCCACTATTCAGTGGGCCTCAAAAAGTCTACACTGGAGTAATGCTAGTTATGAAACCTATTTTCTTTTGGGTCAAAATACTAGTTTAATTAGCTTAACTAAGAATGTCAATTCCATATTGGAAAAGAATATTCCAGAACCCGAGCGATGGTTTACTTTTTGGGTTCAGCCATTGAGTGAGGTGCACTTATATTCAACCAATATCACCAATGCTTCTACAACTAGAATAGGCGATATCAAACAAATAAATATCCTGATCGCCCTTGCCATTGCTATCCTAATAATTGCTTGTATCAATTATATGAACCTTGCTACAGCCCAATCCCAAAAAAGCAAAAAAGAGGTTGGTATTAGTAAAGTGATGGGTGCGAGCCAAGGTAGCCTTATCAAGCGTTTTTACGTTCAGGCATTTATTATGGTTTCGCTAGCAATGATATCTGGTCTAATACTTTTTATGGTCGGTTTGCCGCTTTTTAATTACGTAGCAGAGAACAGCATGACTTTTTCAGAGGCCCTTAGTTCTGAAATTCTTACCGCCATTGTTGGTATAACCATTGTTCTCACAATTCTGGCAGGATCATATCCAGCATTAATGATCTCCTCTTTTTCACCATTATCGCTTTTTGGCAGAAAAGACAAATCTTACGCAGCAGGTGAATTTGCTAGAAAGGGCTTAGTAGTTCTACAGTTTTCGGCGTCAATAGTTCTCATTATATGTACGCTTGTTTTCTATGTCCAACTTCGATTTATGCAAGAGAAAGACCTTGGATATAATGCCAAACAAGTAATTTCTATATCAACAGAGGGTGCAGAAAGCAAGGATCAAATCGATGGATTGATCAACGAGATAAAAGCATTAAGCTTTGTAAAAAGCACAGCTAGAGTACAAGCACTCCCTGGGGGAAATTTAAGTACTCGTACAATGTCAAAACCAGAAGATAGAGAGGTCTATGCTTCTATTAGTACTAACTTTTCAGGTCCAGAAGTATTAGAAACACTTGATATTAAGCTTTTGGCTGGTAATTCTTTACCTAGCAATAAAGCTATTGAAGACACAATGGTTCAGGTAGTTTTAAACGAATCTGCGATAAAGTTCTATGGTTACACACCAGAAGAAGCAATTGGTAAAACTGCCTATAACCTCTTTGGCTGGAATAATGCTACCATTGTTGGTGTGATGAGAGATTTTCACCATGCCGATTTTCATAAGCCAATAGGAGCTTATGCATTTCACAATAATAAAAGCGAAGGACGACCTAATCTTTTGATTCGATGCGAAGGGGGAAAAACCGCTGACAACTTACAAAGTATTGAAAAGACATTCAGTCAGCAAATGCCAAATTCTGCATTTGAATATATGTTTTTGAATGATTTTACAGCAAAACTTTATGCTTCTGAGACTAGAATGTCTCGAATAATCCTCTTCTTTTCTCTTGCTGCAATACTTATTGCTAGCCTAGGTCTATTTGGCTTGGCAGCATATACTGCTGAGAAAAGAACCAAAGAAATAGGTGTCAGAAAAATATTGGGGGCAAGCGTGACCAGTATTTTTGGAATGCTCTCTCAAAACTTTCTGACATTGGTTTTAATATCATTCGCGATAGGAGCTCCACTGGCTTGGTATTATCTAAACAGTTGGCTCGATGGGTTTGCATTTAGAGTCAGTATGCCGTGGTGGGCTTTTGCACTGGCAGGGCTTGTCACCGTTTTAGTCTCATTGCTTACAGTAAGTTATCAGGCATTAAAAGCTGCAGTTCTGGATCCAGTAAGGAGTTTGCGGAGTGAATAG
- a CDS encoding putative ABC transport system ATP-binding protein, whose amino-acid sequence MIKTTNLQKVFTTEEIETTALNGIDLEIKDGEFVAIMGPSGCGKSTLLNILGLLDNPSDGSYNFYETEVAGMSERQRAQLRKGNIGFVFQSFNLIDELTVFENVELPLLYLKTPTAERKVKVEAALERMNMMHRRNHFPQQLSGGQQQRVAIARAVVAKPKLILADEPTGNLDSANGEDVMKLLQELNNEGTTIAMVTHSPYDSGFAHKVINLFDGKIVTENFHV is encoded by the coding sequence ATGATAAAAACAACCAACCTTCAAAAAGTCTTCACCACAGAAGAAATTGAGACCACGGCCTTGAATGGCATTGATTTAGAAATTAAAGATGGAGAGTTTGTAGCCATCATGGGACCTTCGGGTTGTGGTAAGTCTACCCTACTCAATATCCTTGGCTTGCTAGATAATCCTAGCGACGGTAGTTACAACTTTTACGAAACCGAAGTGGCTGGCATGAGCGAGAGACAAAGAGCTCAATTGCGTAAAGGAAACATTGGTTTTGTATTCCAAAGCTTCAACTTGATTGATGAACTTACTGTGTTTGAAAACGTAGAACTTCCTTTACTTTATCTAAAAACACCAACTGCTGAGCGAAAAGTAAAAGTAGAAGCCGCACTAGAAAGAATGAATATGATGCATCGCCGCAACCACTTTCCACAGCAACTATCTGGAGGACAGCAGCAGCGTGTCGCAATTGCTCGTGCTGTTGTTGCCAAGCCAAAACTAATCCTTGCCGATGAGCCTACTGGAAACTTGGACTCTGCCAATGGAGAAGATGTGATGAAGCTTTTGCAAGAACTGAATAATGAAGGTACTACTATCGCCATGGTTACTCACTCACCATACGATTCAGGTTTCGCACACAAAGTGATCAACTTGTTTGATGGAAAGATAGTCACTGAGAATTTTCATGTGTAG
- a CDS encoding putative ABC transport system permease protein gives MIRNYIKIAWRTLMHDKGFTALNVLSLTIGLTFSLLLFYYVQDELSFDDYHSKGNRIYRVNSTLIEPDKTDLTAISPMIMSPQLKLDYKEVEESARLLYGDQQTALSYNDNEGFVEKVFYADSNVFSIFTIPFLAGDPNTALDAPNAIVLSETIAKKYFTTSEKALGKSLKGEGENRYLVTGVFEDIPQKSHVIYNALISMATIADDISGPGNWGNFGAFTYVLLYPKTDVPAFEKSLAQIYPKYQKSIFEQFNVKMKYSVMNVEDIHLTSEAIYEAEPLGNMDYIYTFSAVAILLLLIACINYMNLTTARSARRAREIGIRKVSGSLQPQLIAQFITESMLLAGISFLISVVLIAVLLPTFNDLSGKSFTIGSLLQTKSFLYTLGIVIAAGFIGGSYPAFFLAKFDPLVVLKGKLSKASSNAGLRKSLVVVQFTISIIMLISTWVIYNQLSFLQSKDLGYDKENILIVNLPFTDGRNGNTVNLLKNRALELPTVKEASTSFYTPGTTGQNYNLFEVENNEGFTSQGLDNFGIDENFLKNFNIQLAEGRNFRLSDQPDSSTSVIVNQAMVKHLNWGDKAIGKRIKSQFPDESRPYLYVVGVIKDFHMRSLYNPIAPLMLTYSHNNGSIQLKVSNENIDKTIASVEKLFKETFPDEAMDYSFADEDFKAQFQEDQTRGTLFSTFSILTIALAFLGLLGLIAYTTQQRKKEIAVRKIMGAESGQIVYLMAKSFFVLVGVACLLAFPISYYFLSGWLETFTYHTSINPMVFVFSAFIVLALTMLTVSYHSIKAAIGNHVNAMRLE, from the coding sequence ATGATACGAAACTACATTAAAATCGCTTGGAGGACGCTCATGCACGATAAGGGTTTCACGGCTCTGAATGTACTAAGTTTAACCATTGGACTAACTTTTAGTTTGCTACTGTTTTATTATGTTCAAGACGAATTGAGTTTCGATGATTATCATTCTAAAGGAAACCGTATTTATAGAGTAAACTCGACCCTTATAGAGCCTGACAAAACTGATTTAACTGCAATAAGCCCAATGATTATGAGCCCGCAGTTAAAATTGGATTATAAAGAAGTAGAAGAGTCTGCACGGTTACTTTATGGCGATCAGCAAACTGCACTCTCCTACAATGACAATGAAGGTTTTGTTGAAAAAGTATTTTATGCAGATAGCAACGTCTTTTCCATTTTTACTATTCCTTTCTTAGCGGGCGACCCCAATACTGCTTTAGATGCTCCCAATGCTATAGTTCTCTCCGAAACAATAGCAAAAAAGTACTTTACTACTTCTGAAAAAGCATTGGGTAAATCATTAAAAGGAGAAGGTGAAAACAGGTACTTGGTAACAGGCGTATTTGAAGACATTCCTCAGAAATCACATGTGATTTATAATGCTTTAATATCAATGGCTACCATTGCAGATGATATAAGCGGACCTGGAAACTGGGGCAACTTTGGAGCATTTACTTATGTTCTTTTGTATCCTAAAACGGATGTACCTGCATTTGAAAAAAGCTTAGCACAGATTTACCCTAAATATCAGAAGTCTATTTTTGAGCAATTTAATGTCAAAATGAAGTATTCCGTTATGAATGTTGAAGACATTCATTTGACAAGCGAGGCAATTTATGAAGCCGAGCCATTGGGCAATATGGATTATATCTATACTTTTTCTGCTGTAGCTATATTGTTACTACTTATTGCCTGTATCAACTACATGAATCTCACCACGGCAAGATCTGCACGACGAGCAAGGGAAATTGGAATTCGCAAAGTCTCAGGTTCATTACAACCACAACTCATTGCTCAATTTATCACAGAGTCTATGTTGCTCGCAGGTATTTCGTTTTTAATAAGTGTTGTGCTTATTGCTGTACTGTTACCTACATTTAATGACTTATCGGGAAAATCATTTACAATTGGCTCTCTACTCCAAACCAAAAGCTTCCTATATACGCTGGGCATTGTAATAGCTGCTGGCTTTATTGGTGGAAGTTACCCTGCATTCTTTTTAGCAAAATTTGATCCCTTGGTGGTTTTAAAAGGCAAGCTTTCTAAAGCTTCGTCCAATGCTGGATTACGTAAAAGTTTGGTAGTAGTTCAGTTTACAATCTCCATTATTATGTTGATTTCTACATGGGTTATCTACAATCAATTAAGTTTTTTACAATCCAAAGACCTAGGATACGATAAGGAAAATATATTGATAGTCAATTTACCTTTTACAGATGGTCGCAATGGCAATACTGTGAATTTATTAAAAAACAGAGCTTTAGAATTACCCACAGTAAAAGAAGCTTCTACTTCATTTTACACACCAGGAACCACTGGTCAAAATTACAACTTGTTCGAAGTAGAAAATAATGAAGGCTTCACGTCACAAGGTTTAGACAATTTTGGGATTGACGAAAACTTCTTGAAAAACTTTAACATTCAGTTGGCAGAAGGTCGAAACTTTCGATTGAGCGATCAGCCTGATTCTAGTACAAGTGTAATTGTCAATCAAGCAATGGTAAAACATTTAAATTGGGGAGATAAAGCAATTGGCAAGAGGATAAAAAGTCAGTTTCCCGATGAGTCTAGGCCTTATCTCTATGTGGTAGGTGTAATAAAAGATTTCCATATGAGGTCGCTTTATAATCCTATTGCTCCATTAATGCTCACTTATTCGCATAACAACGGCTCTATTCAATTAAAAGTTAGCAATGAAAATATAGATAAGACGATAGCTTCTGTTGAGAAACTTTTTAAAGAAACTTTTCCAGATGAGGCCATGGACTACAGTTTCGCCGATGAAGACTTTAAAGCTCAATTTCAAGAAGATCAAACTCGTGGTACATTATTCTCCACATTCTCAATTTTGACCATTGCGTTGGCATTTTTAGGGCTTCTAGGACTTATTGCCTACACCACTCAACAAAGAAAAAAAGAAATTGCTGTACGTAAAATTATGGGAGCCGAAAGTGGTCAGATCGTTTACCTTATGGCAAAAAGCTTTTTTGTTTTAGTTGGAGTTGCATGTTTACTCGCCTTCCCTATTTCCTATTACTTTTTATCTGGTTGGCTTGAAACTTTCACCTATCACACAAGTATAAATCCAATGGTATTTGTTTTCTCAGCCTTCATTGTGCTTGCTCTTACAATGCTCACGGTTTCATACCACTCCATAAAAGCGGCAATAGGAAACCATGTAAATGCGATGAGGCTGGAGTAG
- a CDS encoding ABC-type antimicrobial peptide transport system, permease component, whose amino-acid sequence MLKNYIKIAWRNLVKHPSYSFINIFGLALGMAVAILIGLWVHGELNFNSNFKNADRIGQFWQHQTFNGEVSTGTAIPRPLEFELRNNFNDYFEHLAMSSWTNSRYLRVGEKTIKATGNYMQPAATEMLDVSIIEGQKDGLQELKSIMISKSTSEALFGNENAIGKIVNVNGFTDVAVTAVYEDFPFNSSFLDTKFIIPWDQFVAEREWVQNSIDSWGNNSFQLFGQVAEGQTVLGVSEKIAKAKYDAAGEDYHEYNPTLQLLPMKDWYLRNLFENGVQAGGRIELVWLFGIIGAFVLFLACINFMNLSTARSENRAKEVGIRKSIGSFRSQLINQFLSESVIVVLFSFIIAIILVLLFLPGFNNLADKQIVFPWFSLAFWAICLGFILFTSLISGSYPALYLSSFSPVKVLKGTFKAGRFSALPRKVLVVMQFTVSIALIIGTSVVLKQINFTKNRPIGYSTEGLIQIPAMSNEFTGKADFMRTQFLKSEAVTEMATSSSPSTDIYSNRSGYRWDGKEEGFQEDFAWTAISPEYMNTLGAKIIAGRDLKREMSSDSNSVLVNKTFLSYIGKTDVVGMQLRDDNDEDPNPPLTIVGVVDDILVQSPYEPVKQAIYVFGSDDDASFYNLRLNPDKSASDNLATIEGVFKKHFPNIPFEFQFVDEEYGKKFAIEERIGSLATVFTVLAILISCLGLFGLASYVAEQRTKEIGVRKVLGASVSNLWAMLSKDFVLLVFISILIAAPLAWFGMNTFLARYTYRTNMAWWLFIGAGLGAVLITLFTVSFQAIKAALKNPVESLKSE is encoded by the coding sequence ATGTTAAAGAACTACATCAAAATCGCTTGGAGGAATCTTGTAAAGCACCCTTCCTATTCCTTTATCAATATTTTTGGATTGGCTTTGGGTATGGCGGTTGCGATTCTCATTGGGCTTTGGGTTCATGGCGAGCTTAACTTTAATAGTAATTTCAAAAACGCCGATAGAATAGGGCAGTTCTGGCAACATCAAACTTTCAATGGAGAGGTTAGTACAGGCACAGCTATTCCTCGTCCCTTAGAGTTTGAACTTAGAAATAACTTTAATGACTATTTCGAACATTTGGCGATGAGTTCATGGACCAATTCTAGGTATTTAAGAGTTGGCGAAAAGACGATTAAAGCAACCGGAAATTACATGCAGCCAGCAGCTACAGAAATGTTGGATGTTTCTATTATTGAAGGACAAAAGGATGGGCTACAAGAGCTCAAGTCAATCATGATATCCAAGTCAACATCTGAGGCATTATTCGGGAATGAGAATGCCATAGGAAAAATAGTAAATGTAAATGGTTTCACTGATGTTGCGGTCACTGCTGTATATGAGGATTTCCCTTTCAATTCTAGTTTTCTTGACACAAAGTTCATTATTCCATGGGACCAGTTTGTTGCTGAAAGAGAGTGGGTTCAAAACTCCATTGATAGCTGGGGTAATAACTCTTTTCAGTTATTTGGCCAAGTTGCTGAAGGTCAAACAGTGCTCGGCGTTTCGGAGAAAATAGCCAAGGCAAAGTATGATGCGGCTGGTGAGGATTATCATGAATACAACCCAACCCTACAATTACTGCCAATGAAAGATTGGTACTTAAGAAACCTCTTCGAGAATGGTGTTCAGGCTGGAGGCAGGATTGAACTCGTTTGGTTATTCGGTATCATTGGAGCATTTGTGCTGTTTTTGGCCTGTATCAATTTCATGAATTTGAGCACAGCAAGGTCGGAGAATAGAGCAAAAGAGGTTGGGATACGAAAGTCAATTGGTTCTTTTCGTTCGCAATTAATTAATCAATTTTTAAGTGAATCGGTAATCGTCGTCCTCTTTTCCTTCATCATTGCAATTATATTGGTTTTACTGTTCTTACCTGGGTTTAATAATCTCGCAGATAAACAAATCGTTTTCCCTTGGTTTAGCTTAGCGTTTTGGGCAATCTGTTTAGGCTTTATTTTATTTACTTCCTTAATTTCTGGAAGTTATCCAGCATTATACCTTTCGTCCTTTAGCCCTGTTAAGGTTCTTAAAGGCACATTCAAAGCAGGAAGATTTTCTGCCTTGCCACGCAAAGTACTTGTAGTAATGCAGTTCACAGTTTCAATTGCCTTAATCATAGGAACTTCTGTGGTATTGAAACAGATCAATTTTACTAAAAACAGACCAATTGGCTACTCAACAGAAGGCTTAATTCAAATACCAGCCATGTCCAACGAGTTTACAGGAAAGGCTGATTTTATGCGAACTCAATTCTTGAAAAGTGAGGCTGTGACGGAAATGGCAACTTCAAGTAGCCCATCTACAGATATATACTCCAACAGATCTGGATATAGATGGGACGGAAAAGAAGAAGGCTTTCAAGAAGACTTTGCTTGGACAGCTATTTCCCCAGAATACATGAATACTTTGGGTGCAAAAATAATAGCCGGCAGAGATCTCAAGCGAGAAATGTCAAGCGATTCAAATTCGGTATTGGTCAACAAAACTTTTCTTAGCTACATAGGTAAAACTGATGTGGTGGGAATGCAATTGAGAGATGATAATGATGAAGACCCCAATCCCCCGCTCACTATTGTTGGAGTGGTGGACGATATTTTGGTTCAATCTCCCTATGAGCCAGTTAAGCAAGCGATTTATGTATTCGGTTCAGATGATGACGCTAGTTTTTATAACCTTAGGTTGAATCCTGATAAGTCAGCGTCCGATAACTTGGCAACCATAGAAGGTGTTTTCAAAAAACACTTCCCCAATATCCCTTTCGAATTTCAATTTGTAGATGAGGAATATGGTAAAAAGTTTGCGATTGAAGAGCGAATAGGCTCTTTGGCTACCGTATTTACTGTATTAGCAATATTGATAAGTTGCCTTGGTTTGTTTGGTTTAGCATCATATGTAGCAGAACAACGTACCAAAGAAATAGGAGTACGCAAAGTATTAGGAGCATCAGTGAGTAACCTATGGGCAATGCTATCTAAGGACTTCGTTCTTTTGGTTTTCATTTCAATTTTAATCGCAGCTCCCTTGGCTTGGTTTGGAATGAATACCTTTTTGGCAAGATATACCTATAGAACAAATATGGCTTGGTGGCTATTTATTGGTGCTGGCTTGGGAGCAGTACTTATCACTTTATTCACAGTAAGTTTTCAGGCTATAAAAGCAGCTTTGAAAAATCCCGTGGAGAGTTTGAAGAGTGAGTAG
- a CDS encoding MacB-like core domain-containing protein, whose protein sequence is MIRNYIKIAWRNLVKEKTMSGINLVGLSLAFACSILLFLTANFHFSFDDFHTHKNEIFKLYKKVNRPEKTEYGSSQAPPVAPALKAEYPEEIVAATRIMDGGMQVIYNNKNYDLDINYVDPDYYQIFTQEFLSGAPSSALNETNSLVLGKKDAIKIFGKTDVVGETVETRGKRSFIITAVVDDTPKNSSIKLGSKMRFDTYPGYQEAKESWDWSNHNVYIRLAEKIDPIKFELGLKAFTEKYYKGDIEFGKESGMIVDDRGEVISTRLLPILEEHFNTDLGTGSIKSYYPYLLLGIGLLILLIASINFINLSIVRSLVRAKEVGMRKSLGASKKQVVFQFWGEALLICVIALFVGLCASYLLIPEFNSIIDGEIEFSLLLMPKVILTIIATFLLVSIFAGGYPAMIVAKFNTVEVLKGKVKKGLSKGGLRNGLIVVQFSIAVMLITCTLLIWKQINHLRNMPLGFDQAQVISIPVPRSLDGYRVLNHFRNELRGQNQVLSITGADDNLGKGKDGSGYRSVFGFSMDGKEYLTNGMNVDFDYVETLGLELIEGRSFDRKFSTDSSQACIINERMAKQLGGKDLIGKNLALENGLNIIGIVKDFHFESLHQEVESQTLFFNPSFGINYIFVKVANQEPLATMNLLEKTLKSFSPDAEFIGSFLKENTDAQYKKEERISKIFISAALMAILLSCIGLFAIALMVIRQRTKEVGLRKVLGASTQTLVSLLSRDFIILVFVAMLIGFPMAYYAMTLWLAEFPFRIEIGWVAFGVAGTLALTIAFLTVGFHAYRAANMNPVESIKSE, encoded by the coding sequence ATGATACGAAATTACATCAAAATCGCTTGGAGGAATTTAGTGAAAGAGAAGACCATGTCGGGTATCAACTTGGTGGGGCTTTCACTTGCTTTTGCATGTTCAATTCTACTTTTTCTAACCGCAAACTTTCATTTTTCATTTGATGATTTTCACACTCATAAAAACGAGATTTTTAAATTATACAAGAAGGTAAACCGACCCGAAAAGACAGAATACGGAAGTTCTCAAGCACCTCCAGTGGCACCAGCTCTTAAAGCCGAGTATCCAGAAGAGATAGTTGCCGCAACAAGAATAATGGATGGAGGAATGCAGGTCATTTACAATAACAAAAACTATGACCTAGATATCAATTACGTAGACCCTGATTATTACCAAATCTTTACACAAGAATTCTTATCGGGTGCTCCATCGAGTGCACTGAATGAAACCAATAGCTTGGTACTAGGTAAAAAAGATGCCATTAAGATATTTGGCAAAACAGATGTTGTAGGCGAAACAGTAGAGACAAGAGGGAAAAGGTCATTTATAATCACGGCTGTGGTAGACGACACGCCTAAAAACTCCTCTATAAAGCTAGGTAGCAAAATGCGTTTTGACACTTATCCTGGATATCAAGAAGCGAAAGAATCTTGGGATTGGTCAAATCACAACGTTTATATTCGTTTGGCTGAAAAAATTGACCCTATTAAGTTTGAACTTGGCTTAAAAGCATTTACCGAAAAGTATTATAAAGGCGACATTGAATTCGGCAAAGAAAGCGGGATGATAGTAGATGATCGTGGAGAGGTTATAAGTACGCGTTTGTTGCCCATTCTTGAAGAGCATTTCAATACAGATTTAGGAACCGGCTCAATTAAATCCTATTATCCTTATTTATTACTAGGAATTGGACTTTTGATCCTGCTCATTGCGAGTATCAACTTCATAAACCTTTCCATCGTGAGATCTTTGGTAAGAGCCAAAGAAGTAGGAATGAGAAAGAGCCTTGGAGCAAGCAAAAAGCAAGTTGTATTTCAGTTTTGGGGTGAAGCTTTACTCATTTGTGTGATTGCCCTTTTTGTTGGTTTGTGTGCTAGCTATTTATTAATTCCTGAATTCAATAGCATCATTGATGGAGAAATCGAATTTTCTTTATTATTGATGCCAAAAGTTATACTCACAATCATAGCAACATTCTTGCTTGTAAGCATCTTCGCTGGCGGTTACCCTGCTATGATTGTTGCCAAATTCAATACTGTAGAAGTCTTAAAAGGAAAAGTTAAGAAAGGTCTTTCCAAGGGCGGGCTGAGAAATGGTTTAATCGTTGTTCAATTTTCCATTGCCGTCATGCTTATCACATGTACATTATTAATATGGAAGCAAATCAACCACCTCCGCAATATGCCACTTGGATTTGACCAAGCTCAAGTTATAAGCATTCCAGTACCTCGAAGTTTGGATGGTTATAGAGTTTTGAATCATTTTAGAAATGAACTAAGGGGGCAAAACCAAGTCCTGAGTATCACTGGGGCAGATGACAACCTAGGTAAAGGAAAAGATGGAAGTGGATATAGGTCTGTATTTGGCTTTAGCATGGATGGTAAAGAATACCTCACCAACGGCATGAATGTCGATTTCGACTACGTAGAAACCTTGGGCCTAGAACTTATTGAAGGTCGATCATTTGATCGAAAATTCTCAACAGATAGTAGTCAAGCATGTATTATCAATGAGAGAATGGCAAAGCAACTTGGAGGCAAGGACTTAATCGGTAAAAACCTTGCCTTGGAAAATGGACTCAATATCATAGGCATTGTTAAAGACTTTCATTTTGAATCTCTTCATCAAGAAGTTGAATCTCAAACACTCTTTTTCAATCCTAGTTTTGGGATCAATTACATTTTTGTCAAAGTCGCCAATCAAGAACCATTGGCTACGATGAATTTATTGGAAAAAACCTTGAAAAGTTTTAGTCCGGACGCTGAGTTTATTGGTTCATTTTTGAAAGAAAACACTGATGCACAATACAAAAAAGAAGAGCGGATTTCCAAAATATTTATCAGTGCAGCACTAATGGCTATCTTATTATCATGCATTGGACTTTTCGCAATTGCTCTGATGGTAATTCGCCAGCGAACAAAAGAAGTAGGTTTAAGAAAAGTATTGGGAGCAAGTACACAAACATTAGTAAGTCTGCTAAGTAGAGATTTTATCATTTTAGTATTTGTTGCCATGCTTATAGGTTTCCCAATGGCATACTATGCAATGACCCTATGGCTCGCCGAGTTTCCATTCCGAATCGAAATTGGTTGGGTAGCTTTTGGAGTTGCTGGTACTTTAGCCCTTACAATTGCATTTTTAACAGTAGGTTTTCATGCCTACAGGGCTGCAAATATGAATCCTGTGGAATCTATTAAGAGTGAGTGA
- a CDS encoding four helix bundle protein, whose protein sequence is MSKIQTFEDLTVYQNGLSLAIELYKKLATCKDYSLKDQICRSAVSIPSNIAEGFEREYNQEFIRFLRISKGSSGELRTQIYIAEGIGILDSETAQDLISKCKHISSMLRNLIKTRQERFS, encoded by the coding sequence ATGTCAAAAATTCAAACATTCGAAGACTTAACTGTTTACCAAAACGGGCTATCATTAGCAATCGAACTTTATAAAAAACTTGCTACCTGCAAGGACTATTCACTCAAAGACCAAATCTGTCGGTCGGCAGTTTCTATCCCTTCTAATATCGCAGAAGGTTTTGAAAGAGAATATAATCAAGAGTTCATCAGGTTTCTTCGTATTTCTAAAGGCTCTTCTGGTGAACTTCGAACTCAAATTTACATCGCTGAAGGAATTGGGATATTGGACTCTGAAACCGCTCAAGATCTAATATCAAAATGTAAACATATTTCCTCTATGCTTCGTAATCTTATTAAGACTCGTCAAGAAAGGTTTAGTTGA